One stretch of Glycine soja cultivar W05 chromosome 7, ASM419377v2, whole genome shotgun sequence DNA includes these proteins:
- the LOC114419121 gene encoding proteasome subunit alpha type-4-like — MSRRYDSRTTIFSPEGRLYQVEYAMEAIGNAGTAIGILSKDGVVLVGEKKVTSKLLQTSTSTEKMYKIDDHVACAVAGIMSDANILINTARVQAQRYAYAYQEPMPVEQLVQSLCDTKQGYTQFGGLRPFGVSFLFAGWDKNFGFQLYTSDPSGNYGGWKAAAIGANNQAAQSILKQDYKDDITREEAVQLALKVLSKTMDSTSLTSEKLELAEVFLSPAGKVKYQVCSPENLTKLLVKFGVTQPATDTA; from the coding sequence ATGTCTAGAAGATATGATAGCCGTACAACAATCTTCTCCCCCGAAGGACGTCTTTACCAAGTGGAGTATGCAATGGAGGCCATTGGGAATGCTGGAACTGCAATAGGGATCTTGTCAAAAGATGGGGTAGTTCTGGTTGGTGAAAAGAAGGTCACATCCAAGCTGCTGCAAACCTCAACCTCCACTGAGAAAATGTACAAGATTGATGATCATGTTGCATGTGCTGTGGCTGGAATTATGTCTGATGCCAACATCTTAATCAATACTGCTAGAGTTCAGGCCCAACGCTATGCATATGCTTACCAAGAGCCAATGCCTGTTGAGCAGTTGGTTCAATCTCTTTGTGATACTAAGCAAGGTTACACACAATTTGGTGGTCTTCGTCCATTTGGAGTCTCATTCCTCTTTGCTGGTTGGGACAAGAATTTTGGCTTTCAACTTTACACAAGTGACCCCAGTGGAAATTATGGTGGTTGGAAAGCTGCAGCTATTGGTGCCAACAACCAGGCAGCTCAGTCAATTCTGAAACAGGACTACAAGGATGATATCACAAGGGAAGAAGCAGTTCAACTTGCACTTAAGGTACTAAGTAAAACTATGGACAGCACAAGTCTTACCTCGGAAAAGCTTGAACTTGCAGAGGTTTTTCTGTCACCTGCTGGAAAAGTCAAGTATCAAGTTTGCTCCCCAGAAAACCTGACTAAGCTGTTGGTGAAGTTTGGGGTGACCCAACCGGCAACAGACACTGCTTAG